One window of the Pseudomonas knackmussii B13 genome contains the following:
- the mdtD gene encoding multidrug transporter subunit MdtD, translating into MSEPFTLTPRIARILPWLVAVAFFMQALDATILNTALPSMARSLDEDPLRMQAVVISYLLTVALLIPASGWIADRFGTRRVFLFAVFLFSLGSLFCALSPSLGVLVIARVVQGLGGALMMPVGRLVILRVYPRTELVRVLSFVTIPGLVGPLAGPTLGGWLVEYASWHWIFLINIPVGLLGMAFAMRLMPDLRGAGQARFDVPGFLLFGGSMLLITIALEGLGELHMPHVRVVLLLIGGLVLLAAYWLRALRIEAPLFPPSLFRTRTFAVGVLGNLFARLGSGALPFLTPLLLQVGLGFSPAKAGMSMIPLAGMAMAIKPLAKAILDFFGYRRLLVGNTLLLGALIASFGLIDQDTPHVWLLIHLGLLGAVNSLQFTAMNTLTLIDLRDDNASAGNSLLSVVMQLSIGLGVACAAALLGGFQADIEINAGDVLGAFHATYLSVGVMSMLAAAIFFQLSGEDGRTSQAPRRLEPDDGH; encoded by the coding sequence ATGAGCGAGCCCTTCACCCTCACCCCGCGCATCGCCCGCATCCTTCCATGGCTGGTGGCCGTGGCCTTCTTCATGCAGGCACTGGACGCCACCATCCTCAACACCGCGCTGCCGAGCATGGCCCGTTCGCTGGACGAGGACCCGCTGCGCATGCAGGCGGTGGTCATCTCCTACCTGCTCACGGTGGCGCTGCTGATTCCCGCGTCGGGCTGGATAGCCGACCGCTTCGGCACGCGCCGGGTGTTTCTCTTCGCGGTCTTCCTGTTCAGCCTCGGCTCGCTGTTCTGCGCGCTCTCGCCGAGCCTCGGCGTGCTGGTCATCGCCCGCGTGGTGCAGGGCCTGGGCGGCGCACTGATGATGCCAGTGGGGCGCCTGGTGATCCTGCGCGTGTACCCGCGAACCGAACTGGTGCGGGTGCTCAGCTTCGTCACCATCCCCGGCCTGGTCGGTCCGCTGGCCGGCCCGACACTGGGCGGCTGGTTGGTCGAATACGCCAGCTGGCACTGGATCTTCCTCATCAACATCCCGGTCGGCCTGCTCGGCATGGCCTTCGCCATGCGCCTGATGCCGGACCTGCGCGGCGCCGGGCAGGCTCGATTCGACGTACCGGGCTTCCTGCTCTTCGGTGGCTCCATGCTGCTGATCACCATCGCCCTCGAAGGCCTTGGCGAACTGCACATGCCGCACGTACGCGTGGTGCTCCTGCTGATCGGCGGCCTGGTCCTGCTCGCCGCCTACTGGCTGCGCGCGCTGCGCATCGAGGCGCCGTTGTTCCCGCCGAGCCTGTTCCGCACGCGGACCTTCGCCGTGGGCGTGCTGGGCAACCTGTTCGCCCGCCTGGGCAGCGGCGCCCTGCCCTTCCTCACGCCGCTGCTGCTGCAGGTCGGCCTGGGCTTCAGCCCGGCCAAGGCGGGCATGAGCATGATCCCCCTGGCCGGCATGGCCATGGCGATCAAGCCGCTGGCCAAGGCGATCCTCGATTTCTTCGGCTATCGCCGCCTGCTGGTCGGCAATACCCTGCTGCTGGGTGCGTTGATTGCGAGCTTCGGCCTGATCGACCAGGACACACCCCATGTCTGGCTGCTGATCCACCTGGGCCTGCTCGGCGCGGTCAACTCGCTGCAGTTCACGGCGATGAACACCCTGACCCTGATCGACCTGCGCGACGACAACGCCAGCGCCGGCAACAGCCTGCTCTCGGTGGTCATGCAATTGTCGATCGGCCTTGGCGTGGCGTGCGCGGCGGCGCTGCTGGGCGGGTTCCAGGCCGATATCGAGATCAATGCCGGCGACGTGCTGGGGGCGTTCCACGCTACCTATCTGAGCGTGGGCGTGATGTCGATGCTGGCGGCGGCGATCTTCTTCCAGCTCTCCGGCGAGGACGGCCGTACGTCACAGGCGCCGCGGCGCCTGGAGCCCGACGACGGGCACTGA
- a CDS encoding DUF2780 domain-containing protein — protein MSVRIRSTLAAVALLSASSAFAFNLGDAANAVSGMAGGGTSQVATTPQTSGLLGALTGQLGVNQEQAVGGTGALLGLAKNKLSGGDYSQLLQQVPGLDKLSGSSALGGLGDLGGASKSLLGNVGSMGDVNKAFGAMGMDQSMTGKFASVLLDYFGKQGVSSNLLGSLGSLWGVGG, from the coding sequence ATGTCTGTTCGAATCCGTTCCACCCTCGCCGCCGTGGCCCTGCTGTCCGCATCCTCGGCTTTCGCCTTCAACCTCGGTGACGCGGCCAACGCGGTTTCCGGCATGGCGGGCGGCGGTACTTCCCAGGTCGCCACCACGCCGCAGACCAGCGGCCTGCTCGGTGCGCTCACTGGCCAGCTCGGCGTCAACCAGGAACAGGCCGTAGGCGGCACCGGCGCGCTGCTGGGCCTGGCCAAGAACAAACTCAGCGGCGGCGATTATTCGCAGCTGCTGCAACAGGTGCCGGGGCTGGACAAGTTGTCCGGTAGCAGCGCCCTCGGTGGCCTGGGCGACCTCGGCGGCGCCTCGAAGAGCCTGCTGGGCAACGTCGGCAGCATGGGCGACGTGAACAAGGCGTTCGGCGCCATGGGCATGGATCAGAGCATGACCGGCAAGTTCGCCAGCGTGCTGCTCGACTATTTCGGCAAGCAGGGCGTCAGCAGCAACCTGCTGGGCAGCCTGGGCAGCCTCTGGGGCGTTGGCGGCTGA
- the creD gene encoding cell envelope integrity protein CreD, with the protein MNRPLLIKLGAIAVLMLLLLVPLLMIDGLVGERQAYRDGVLQDIARSSAYEQRLSGPLLVVPYVRSVLEWQHDEKTDTHVQVRREKRGRLYFLPERFVVDGNLTTELRHRGIYEARLYHAQSRIQGGFLVPANYGVSEDLDSYRFEQPFLAVGISDVRGIQNVPRLAFGGRQLDFAAGSGERLLGDGLHVALPISPSSTEQRFDYGFDLNLLGSSRLAIAPVGRESQVNLSADWPHPSFDGEYLPTERSVDAKGFTANWRTSFFASGMEDALKDCVGEKNCNAFQGRSFGVSLIDPVDQYLKADRALKYALLFIGLTFAGFFLFEVLKGLALHPVQYALVGLALALFYLLLLSLTEHIGFELAYLASAGACVALIGFYLSTVLHSVLRGCAFAFGLALLYGALYGLLRAEDYALLMGSLLLFAVLAGVMALTRRLDWYGVGRQPEEPHFSLDEVSRVG; encoded by the coding sequence ATGAATCGCCCCCTGCTCATCAAGCTCGGCGCCATCGCCGTTCTCATGCTCCTGCTGCTCGTTCCCCTGCTGATGATCGACGGCCTGGTCGGCGAGCGACAGGCCTACCGCGATGGCGTGCTGCAGGACATCGCCCGAAGCTCGGCTTACGAACAGCGCCTGAGCGGTCCGCTGCTGGTCGTGCCCTATGTGCGCAGCGTGCTGGAGTGGCAGCACGACGAGAAGACCGACACCCACGTACAGGTGCGCCGGGAAAAGCGCGGTCGGCTGTACTTCCTGCCGGAGCGCTTCGTGGTCGACGGCAACCTGACCACCGAGTTGCGTCATCGCGGCATCTACGAGGCGCGTCTGTACCATGCGCAAAGCCGCATCCAGGGGGGCTTCTTGGTGCCGGCCAACTACGGCGTCAGCGAGGACCTGGACAGCTATCGCTTCGAGCAGCCCTTCCTCGCGGTAGGCATCAGCGACGTGCGCGGCATCCAGAATGTGCCCAGGCTCGCGTTCGGCGGCCGGCAGCTGGACTTCGCCGCCGGCAGCGGCGAGCGCCTGCTCGGCGATGGCCTGCATGTCGCCCTGCCGATCTCGCCCAGTAGCACCGAGCAGCGCTTCGACTACGGCTTCGACCTCAACCTGCTCGGCAGCTCGCGGCTGGCTATCGCTCCGGTCGGTCGTGAAAGCCAGGTCAACCTGAGCGCCGACTGGCCCCACCCGAGCTTCGACGGCGAATACTTGCCGACCGAGCGCAGCGTCGATGCCAAGGGCTTCACTGCGAACTGGCGTACCAGCTTCTTCGCCAGCGGCATGGAAGATGCGCTGAAGGATTGCGTGGGCGAGAAGAACTGCAATGCGTTCCAGGGGCGTAGCTTCGGCGTCAGCCTGATCGACCCGGTGGACCAGTACCTCAAGGCCGATCGCGCCTTGAAGTACGCCCTGCTGTTCATCGGCCTGACCTTCGCCGGCTTCTTCCTTTTCGAGGTGCTCAAGGGCCTGGCGCTGCACCCGGTGCAGTACGCATTGGTCGGCCTGGCCCTGGCGCTGTTCTACCTGCTGCTGCTGTCGCTAACCGAGCACATCGGCTTCGAACTGGCTTACCTGGCGTCCGCCGGCGCCTGCGTCGCCCTGATCGGCTTCTACCTCAGCACGGTGCTGCATAGCGTCCTGCGCGGTTGTGCCTTCGCCTTCGGGCTGGCGCTGCTCTACGGGGCGCTCTACGGCCTGCTGCGCGCTGAGGATTACGCGCTGCTGATGGGCTCGTTGCTGCTCTTCGCGGTGCTGGCTGGCGTCATGGCGCTGACCCGTCGCCTGGACTGGTACGGCGTCGGCCGGCAGCCGGAGGAGCCGCACTTCTCCCTCGATGAAGTGAGCCGCGTGGGCTGA
- a CDS encoding ATP-dependent zinc protease, with translation MNLRRAGLLLAFCCSPVFAAQPATWGWVEQAKLMPENVLLKARLDTGVQTSVMDARNVVKIRKNDQRWVQYDIVVTDPATGQEQRFPFERPVERQLKVRVADGFEHRPVVSMDICMGEKLYHEQFALSDRQGDDAQVLLGRRTLEHLGAVDASKTLTTPPTCKP, from the coding sequence ATGAACCTGCGCCGCGCCGGCCTGCTGCTCGCTTTCTGCTGTTCCCCTGTGTTCGCCGCCCAGCCGGCCACCTGGGGCTGGGTCGAGCAGGCCAAGCTGATGCCGGAGAACGTGCTGCTCAAGGCGCGCCTGGACACCGGCGTGCAGACCTCGGTGATGGACGCGCGCAACGTGGTGAAGATTCGCAAGAACGACCAGCGCTGGGTGCAGTACGACATCGTGGTGACCGACCCGGCGACCGGCCAGGAGCAGCGCTTCCCCTTCGAGCGCCCGGTCGAGCGTCAGCTCAAGGTGCGCGTGGCGGATGGATTCGAGCACCGGCCGGTGGTGTCGATGGACATCTGCATGGGCGAGAAGCTGTACCACGAGCAGTTCGCCCTCTCCGACCGCCAGGGCGACGATGCCCAGGTCCTGCTGGGCCGCCGCACCCTCGAACATCTTGGCGCGGTGGATGCGTCCAAGACCCTCACCACCCCGCCCACCTGCAAGCCCTGA
- a CDS encoding cold-shock protein encodes MSNRQNGTVKWFNETKGYGFITPESGPDVFVHFRAIEGHGFKTLAEGQKVSFEVVQGQKGMQAERVQVIA; translated from the coding sequence ATGTCGAATCGTCAGAACGGCACCGTCAAGTGGTTCAACGAGACCAAAGGCTACGGCTTCATCACCCCTGAGAGCGGCCCGGACGTCTTCGTTCACTTCCGCGCCATCGAAGGCCACGGCTTCAAGACCCTGGCCGAAGGCCAGAAAGTCAGCTTCGAAGTCGTGCAAGGCCAGAAAGGCATGCAGGCTGAGCGCGTACAAGTCATCGCCTAA
- the creB gene encoding two-component system response regulator CreB: MPHILIVEDEASIADTLLYALQSEGFATTWLSLAGEALQRLRETSFDLVILDVGLPDISGFEACRQLRRFSEVPVIFLTARDGEIDRVVGLEIGADDYVVKPFSPREVAARVKAILRRGALREQPVAVPAGLFQVDEERFLIHYRGQPLNLTLHEFRLLQTLLARPGRVFSREQLLEALGVSAQAGYERNIDTHIKGLRAKLRQVAADAEPIQTHRGLGYSYAAEKA, translated from the coding sequence ATGCCGCACATCCTCATCGTCGAAGACGAAGCCTCCATCGCCGATACGCTGCTCTACGCGCTGCAGTCCGAGGGCTTCGCCACCACCTGGCTGAGCCTGGCGGGCGAGGCCTTGCAGCGTCTGCGCGAGACGAGCTTCGACCTGGTCATTCTCGACGTCGGCCTGCCCGACATCAGCGGCTTCGAGGCTTGCCGCCAGCTGCGCCGATTCTCCGAGGTGCCGGTGATCTTCCTCACCGCACGCGATGGCGAGATCGACCGGGTGGTGGGGCTGGAGATCGGCGCCGACGATTACGTGGTCAAGCCGTTCAGCCCGCGCGAGGTCGCTGCGCGGGTCAAGGCCATCCTGCGCCGTGGCGCGCTCCGCGAGCAGCCGGTCGCAGTACCGGCGGGGCTGTTCCAGGTGGACGAGGAGCGCTTCCTGATCCACTACCGCGGCCAGCCGCTGAACCTCACGCTGCACGAGTTCCGCCTGCTGCAGACCTTGCTGGCGCGACCGGGCCGGGTGTTCAGCCGCGAACAGCTGCTGGAGGCACTCGGCGTCTCGGCCCAGGCCGGTTACGAACGCAACATCGACACCCATATCAAGGGCCTGCGCGCCAAGCTGCGCCAGGTGGCCGCGGACGCCGAGCCGATCCAGACCCATCGCGGCCTCGGCTACAGCTACGCGGCGGAGAAGGCCTGA
- a CDS encoding ATP-dependent zinc protease, protein MKRVLALISLLALPGLVLAAEPKLYGRYEWVGLPELDRTLQAKMDTGAYTSSLSAKDIERFQRDGEDWVRFRLATKEGGDAVFEHKLARISKIKNRAGDDEEDAQPSLSERPVILLPVCLGGDQQVIEVNLTDRSNFTYPFLMGAKGLRKFHVAVDPGERFAAGKPNCSGS, encoded by the coding sequence GTGAAGCGCGTACTAGCCCTGATTTCCCTGCTCGCCCTGCCTGGCCTGGTGCTGGCCGCCGAGCCAAAACTCTACGGCCGCTACGAATGGGTCGGCCTGCCCGAACTCGACCGCACCCTGCAGGCGAAGATGGACACCGGCGCCTACACCTCGTCGCTGTCGGCCAAGGACATCGAGCGCTTCCAGCGCGACGGCGAGGACTGGGTGCGCTTCCGCCTGGCGACCAAGGAAGGCGGCGACGCGGTCTTCGAGCACAAGCTCGCGCGCATCTCGAAAATCAAGAACCGCGCCGGCGACGACGAAGAGGACGCGCAACCCTCGCTCAGCGAACGCCCGGTCATCCTGCTGCCTGTATGCCTGGGTGGCGACCAGCAGGTGATCGAGGTCAACCTCACCGACCGCAGTAACTTCACCTATCCCTTCCTGATGGGCGCCAAGGGCCTGCGCAAGTTCCACGTCGCGGTCGACCCGGGCGAGCGCTTCGCCGCCGGCAAGCCGAACTGCTCCGGGAGCTGA
- a CDS encoding HD-GYP domain-containing protein: MYLRVPVEAVTLGMYVHELCGSWMDHPFWRKRFLLEDPDDLRRLRESGIREVLIDPSRGLSPRPALVPEAEPETDVAPEPAAEPVAQPIPARRSLEHELRTARRLCARSKQAVMAMFSDARMGKVVDAEQAVELVAEITESVLRHPNALISLARLKHADEYTYMHSVAVCALMIALARQLDMDDSLVREAGLAGLLHDIGKMQVPLAVLNKPGRLEEHEFASVREHPRRGVDILIQGRQVGALVLDVCLHHHEKLDGSGYPHRLAGEQISLFARMGAICDIYDAITSDRPYKAGWDPAESIRRMNQWCGSHLDEQVFRAFVKCLGIYPVGSLVRLESERLAVVMDQHVESLLTPTVKVFYSARTRAAIPQEVLDLAQLKGRERIVGRESPAQWGFGNLESLWSGLDRRRGSLFDG; this comes from the coding sequence ATCTACCTGCGCGTGCCGGTCGAAGCCGTGACCCTGGGGATGTACGTTCACGAGCTCTGCGGGTCCTGGATGGACCACCCTTTCTGGCGCAAGCGTTTCCTCCTGGAAGACCCTGACGACCTGAGACGCCTTCGTGAAAGCGGCATCCGCGAAGTGCTGATCGATCCGTCCCGGGGGCTTTCGCCACGCCCGGCCCTGGTGCCCGAGGCCGAGCCTGAGACTGATGTGGCGCCGGAGCCGGCCGCCGAGCCCGTGGCCCAGCCCATTCCCGCCCGGCGCTCCCTGGAGCACGAACTGCGCACCGCGCGGCGTCTGTGCGCACGCTCCAAGCAAGCGGTCATGGCGATGTTCAGCGATGCGCGCATGGGGAAGGTGGTAGATGCGGAGCAGGCGGTGGAGCTGGTGGCGGAAATCACCGAGTCGGTACTACGCCATCCCAACGCGCTGATCAGCCTGGCGCGGCTCAAGCACGCCGACGAATACACCTATATGCACTCGGTGGCCGTCTGCGCGCTGATGATCGCCCTGGCCCGCCAACTCGATATGGACGACTCGCTCGTGCGCGAAGCAGGGCTGGCCGGCCTGCTGCACGACATCGGCAAGATGCAGGTGCCCCTGGCGGTGCTGAACAAGCCGGGACGTCTGGAAGAACACGAGTTCGCCAGCGTGCGCGAGCACCCACGCCGGGGCGTCGACATCCTGATCCAGGGGCGCCAGGTCGGCGCGCTGGTGCTGGACGTCTGCCTGCACCACCACGAGAAACTCGACGGCAGCGGGTATCCGCATCGCCTGGCGGGTGAGCAGATCAGCCTGTTCGCGCGCATGGGGGCGATCTGCGACATCTACGACGCCATCACCTCGGACCGCCCCTACAAGGCTGGCTGGGACCCCGCCGAATCGATCCGGCGAATGAACCAGTGGTGTGGCTCGCACCTCGATGAGCAAGTGTTCCGCGCCTTCGTCAAATGCCTGGGCATCTACCCGGTGGGCTCGCTGGTGCGCTTGGAGAGCGAGCGCCTGGCGGTCGTCATGGACCAGCACGTCGAATCGCTGCTGACGCCGACGGTGAAGGTGTTCTATTCGGCGCGCACGCGCGCCGCCATTCCCCAGGAAGTGCTCGACCTGGCGCAGCTCAAAGGCCGCGAGCGCATCGTCGGCCGCGAGTCGCCGGCGCAATGGGGTTTCGGCAATCTGGAGTCGCTCTGGAGCGGGCTCGATCGCCGGCGCGGCTCGCTGTTCGACGGCTGA
- a CDS encoding acyltransferase: protein MLATLKGILASLLLLLNTLVLIGPMMLIALLKLVLPGKRLKDACSVAVMWIAETWAEIDKAIFALMTPTHWDIRGGDALRADTSYLVVSNHQSWVDIPALVQAFNRKTPYFKFFLKKELIWVPFLGLAFWALDYPFMKRYSKAFLEKHPELKGKDLEITKAACQKFKGLPVTVVNYLEGTRFTPAKQAQQQSPYQHLLKPKAGGVAFVLAALGEQLDAMLDVTLVYPQGRTPGFWDLLSGRVPKVIVDIRTHEIDPALWQGDYENDAEFRQYVQVWVSRLWQEKDARIGELRAQL, encoded by the coding sequence ATGTTGGCCACGTTGAAGGGCATCCTCGCCAGCCTCCTGCTGCTGCTCAACACCCTGGTCCTGATCGGCCCGATGATGCTGATCGCGCTGCTCAAGCTGGTTCTGCCGGGCAAGCGCCTGAAGGATGCCTGCTCGGTCGCGGTGATGTGGATCGCCGAGACCTGGGCGGAAATCGACAAGGCGATCTTCGCCCTGATGACGCCGACGCACTGGGACATCCGCGGCGGCGATGCGCTGCGTGCCGACACCTCCTACCTGGTGGTGAGCAACCACCAGTCGTGGGTGGACATCCCGGCACTGGTCCAGGCGTTCAACCGCAAGACGCCCTACTTCAAGTTCTTCCTGAAGAAGGAGCTGATCTGGGTGCCCTTCCTCGGCCTCGCCTTCTGGGCCCTCGACTACCCCTTCATGAAGCGCTACAGCAAGGCCTTCCTGGAGAAGCATCCGGAGCTCAAGGGCAAGGACCTGGAGATCACCAAGGCCGCCTGCCAGAAGTTCAAGGGCCTGCCGGTCACCGTGGTGAACTACCTCGAAGGAACCCGCTTCACACCCGCCAAGCAGGCCCAGCAGCAATCGCCCTACCAGCACCTGCTCAAGCCCAAGGCTGGCGGCGTGGCCTTCGTCCTGGCCGCCCTGGGCGAGCAGCTGGACGCCATGCTCGACGTCACGCTGGTCTATCCGCAAGGCCGGACTCCGGGTTTCTGGGACCTGCTCAGCGGGCGAGTGCCCAAGGTGATCGTCGACATTCGCACCCATGAAATCGACCCTGCGCTCTGGCAGGGCGATTACGAGAACGACGCGGAATTCCGCCAGTACGTGCAGGTCTGGGTATCGCGCCTCTGGCAGGAAAAGGACGCCCGCATCGGCGAGCTGCGCGCCCAGCTCTGA
- a CDS encoding DUF2780 domain-containing protein yields MIARSLLALTACLCLASLPVVAETFDEAPSANSSSADGSAAARNAANGLVETLGQRLNISDEQAIGGVGALLGLAMNRLEPADSAQLQQRLPGLGQLSSGTLDGGLGGLGGLAGLIGGAGQLLGGIQNLQDVDQVFNVLGMNQGMVGQFAGVMLDYMVQQGLNSQLLGTLGQIWGSLPSIPKTPLAPAPLAAPSGKAA; encoded by the coding sequence ATGATCGCCCGATCCCTTCTCGCCCTCACCGCTTGCCTGTGCCTCGCGTCCTTGCCGGTCGTCGCCGAAACCTTCGATGAAGCGCCCAGCGCCAACAGCAGCAGCGCCGATGGCAGTGCCGCAGCGCGCAATGCCGCCAACGGCCTGGTGGAAACCCTCGGCCAACGCCTGAACATCAGCGACGAGCAGGCCATCGGCGGCGTCGGCGCGCTGCTTGGGCTGGCGATGAACCGACTGGAGCCGGCCGACAGCGCGCAACTGCAGCAGCGCCTTCCGGGGCTCGGGCAACTCTCGTCGGGAACGCTCGATGGCGGGTTGGGAGGACTTGGCGGACTTGCCGGCCTGATCGGTGGCGCCGGGCAACTGCTCGGCGGCATCCAGAACCTGCAGGACGTCGACCAGGTCTTCAACGTGTTGGGGATGAACCAGGGCATGGTCGGACAGTTCGCCGGCGTGATGCTCGACTACATGGTCCAGCAGGGCCTGAACAGCCAGCTGCTGGGCACCCTGGGGCAGATCTGGGGGAGCCTGCCGAGCATCCCCAAGACCCCGCTCGCACCGGCGCCGCTGGCGGCTCCGAGCGGCAAGGCCGCCTGA
- a CDS encoding glutathione S-transferase family protein: MSASLTLFHSPASPFVRKVLVLLHETGQLDKVQLQAASLSPVSPDAAVNACNPAGKIPALRLPDGQALYDSRVILDYLDQQHAGEPLIPREGPARWRRLTLAALADAILDAAVLSRYESVARPEDKRWDGWLDGQRQKIERSLAYFENEASEELQGRFDIAAIGVACVFGYLDFRFADWDWRSRYPKLAAWYADAAKRPSMQSTQPA, encoded by the coding sequence ATGAGCGCTTCACTGACCCTGTTCCACTCCCCCGCCTCGCCCTTCGTGCGCAAGGTCCTGGTGCTGCTGCACGAGACCGGCCAGCTCGACAAGGTGCAACTGCAGGCGGCCAGCCTGAGCCCCGTCAGCCCGGACGCGGCGGTCAACGCCTGCAACCCGGCGGGCAAGATTCCCGCACTGCGCCTGCCCGACGGCCAGGCGCTGTACGACAGCCGAGTGATCCTCGACTACCTCGACCAGCAACATGCAGGCGAGCCGCTGATCCCGCGCGAAGGCCCGGCCCGCTGGCGCCGCCTGACCCTCGCCGCGCTGGCCGACGCCATCCTCGACGCGGCGGTACTGAGCCGCTACGAAAGCGTCGCGCGCCCCGAGGACAAACGCTGGGATGGCTGGCTGGACGGCCAACGGCAGAAGATCGAGCGCAGCCTCGCCTACTTCGAGAACGAAGCCAGCGAGGAACTGCAGGGGCGTTTCGACATAGCAGCCATTGGCGTGGCGTGTGTCTTCGGTTACCTCGACTTCCGCTTCGCCGATTGGGACTGGCGCAGCCGCTACCCGAAACTCGCCGCCTGGTATGCCGATGCGGCGAAGCGTCCGTCCATGCAGTCCACCCAACCCGCATGA
- the creC gene encoding two-component system sensor histidine kinase CreC, producing MPLGLRIFLAYFLFVGLTGYFVLSTVMDEIRPGVRQSTEETLVDTANLLAEILRDDLKNGSLAQSHLPELLKAYGARSPQADIWGVRKNAVNHRIYVTDARGIVLLDSAGSAVGQDYSRWNDVYLTLQGKYGARSSRESADDPDSSVMYVGAPIRDGEKIIGVVSVSKPNRTLQPYIERSQRRLAWLGGGLIVLGLLVGGLLSWWLSGALRRLTRYAQAVSEGQRAELPHYRGGEMAQLADAVERMRVQLEGKAYVERYVHTLTHELKSPLAAIRGAAELLEGEMPTEQRLRFAGNITSESRRLQQLVERLLNLAQVEQRQGLEANEPVVLRELVAELLQGNLARLESLQVDNAVPPEAVVDGEAFLLRQTLGNLLENALDFTPAGGTLRFGAERAGKSWRLTLFNQGQAIPDFALPRLTERFYSLPRPGSGRKSTGLGLNFVAEVAALHGGSLHVGNVEGGVEASLLLPAH from the coding sequence ATGCCGCTCGGCCTGCGGATCTTCCTGGCGTACTTCCTGTTCGTCGGGCTGACCGGTTACTTCGTGCTCAGCACGGTGATGGACGAGATCCGCCCCGGCGTGCGCCAGTCCACCGAAGAAACCCTGGTGGATACCGCCAACCTGCTCGCCGAGATCCTCCGCGACGACCTGAAGAACGGCTCGCTCGCCCAGAGCCACCTGCCCGAGCTGCTCAAGGCCTACGGCGCGCGCAGCCCGCAGGCGGACATCTGGGGCGTACGCAAGAACGCGGTGAACCACCGCATCTACGTCACCGACGCGCGCGGTATCGTCCTGCTGGATTCCGCCGGCAGCGCGGTGGGCCAGGATTACTCGCGCTGGAACGACGTCTACCTGACCCTGCAGGGCAAGTACGGCGCGCGCTCCAGCCGTGAGTCGGCGGATGACCCGGACTCCTCGGTGATGTACGTGGGGGCACCGATCCGCGATGGCGAGAAGATCATCGGCGTGGTCTCGGTCTCCAAGCCCAACCGCACCCTGCAACCCTACATCGAGCGCTCGCAGCGCCGCCTGGCCTGGCTCGGCGGCGGCCTGATCGTCCTCGGCCTGCTGGTGGGCGGACTGCTTTCCTGGTGGCTGAGCGGCGCGCTGCGTCGCCTCACTCGCTATGCGCAGGCGGTCAGCGAAGGCCAGCGTGCCGAGCTGCCGCACTACCGCGGTGGCGAGATGGCTCAGCTGGCCGATGCGGTGGAGCGCATGCGCGTGCAACTGGAAGGCAAGGCGTACGTCGAGCGCTATGTGCATACCCTGACCCACGAGCTGAAGAGCCCGCTGGCTGCCATTCGTGGTGCCGCCGAATTGCTCGAAGGCGAGATGCCGACCGAACAGCGTCTGCGCTTCGCCGGCAACATCACCAGCGAGAGCCGGCGCTTGCAGCAGCTGGTCGAGCGGCTGCTGAACCTGGCCCAGGTGGAGCAGCGCCAGGGCCTCGAAGCGAATGAGCCGGTGGTGCTACGCGAGCTGGTCGCGGAGTTGCTGCAAGGCAACCTCGCGCGCCTGGAAAGCCTGCAGGTGGACAATGCCGTGCCGCCGGAGGCCGTGGTCGATGGCGAGGCCTTCCTGCTGCGCCAGACACTCGGCAACCTGCTGGAGAACGCCCTCGACTTCACTCCGGCGGGCGGCACGCTTCGCTTTGGCGCCGAACGCGCAGGGAAGTCCTGGCGCCTGACGCTGTTCAACCAGGGCCAGGCGATCCCCGACTTCGCCCTGCCGCGGCTGACCGAGCGCTTCTACTCGCTGCCGCGGCCAGGCAGTGGACGCAAGAGCACCGGGCTCGGGCTCAACTTCGTTGCCGAGGTCGCGGCGCTGCATGGCGGTTCGTTGCACGTTGGCAACGTCGAAGGCGGCGTCGAAGCCTCACTGCTGCTCCCGGCGCACTAG